A DNA window from Paraclostridium bifermentans contains the following coding sequences:
- a CDS encoding NADH peroxidase: MKKFVCTVCGYIHEGETAPEICPVCKVGSDKFNEMSGEMVWADEHRIGVAQGIDAEIVEGLRANFVGECTEVGMYLAMSRQADREGFPEVAEAYKRIAFEEAEHAAKFAELLGEVVVADTQANLKARVEAEYGATEGKLKIAKRAKELGLDAIHDTVHEMCKDEARHGKAFLGLLERHFTK; encoded by the coding sequence ATGAAAAAATTTGTTTGTACAGTATGTGGATATATACATGAGGGAGAAACTGCTCCAGAAATCTGTCCAGTTTGTAAAGTTGGATCTGATAAGTTTAATGAAATGTCAGGAGAAATGGTTTGGGCTGACGAACATAGAATAGGTGTTGCTCAAGGCATAGATGCTGAAATAGTTGAAGGTTTAAGAGCTAACTTCGTTGGAGAATGTACAGAAGTTGGTATGTATTTAGCTATGAGCCGTCAAGCTGATAGAGAAGGTTTCCCAGAGGTTGCTGAAGCTTATAAAAGAATAGCATTTGAAGAAGCTGAGCATGCAGCTAAATTCGCTGAATTATTAGGAGAAGTTGTTGTTGCTGATACTCAAGCCAACTTAAAAGCTAGAGTTGAAGCTGAATACGGTGCAACTGAAGGAAAATTAAAAATAGCTAAAAGAGCTAAAGAGTTAGGACTTGATGCTATACATGATACAGTTCATGAAATGTGTAAAGATGAAGCTAGACATGGTAAAGCATTCTTAGGCCTACTAGAAAGACACTTTACTAAATAA
- a CDS encoding Fur family transcriptional regulator — translation MKFSKQRELILNAVKDNTVHPTADFIYDYLKKDNPNLSLGTVYRNLSQLVNHGYIQKVSMPGLPDRFDANVIEHNHMICDVCGNIQDIHSDILKNIPSAISNELDIEITSCTVILHGICKNCK, via the coding sequence TTGAAATTTTCAAAACAAAGAGAACTTATACTAAACGCCGTTAAGGACAACACGGTTCACCCTACTGCAGATTTTATATATGATTATCTAAAAAAGGATAATCCAAACTTAAGTTTAGGTACCGTTTATAGAAACTTATCTCAACTTGTAAATCACGGTTATATTCAAAAAGTTAGTATGCCTGGTCTTCCAGATCGATTTGATGCTAACGTAATAGAACACAATCATATGATTTGCGACGTTTGTGGAAACATACAAGACATTCATTCAGATATATTAAAGAATATTCCTTCAGCTATTTCTAACGAACTCGATATAGAAATTACATCTTGTACTGTTATACTTCATGGTATTTGTAAAAATTGTAAATAA
- a CDS encoding DegV family protein yields the protein MGIKIITDSTSYIPAEYIEKFDIKVVSLNVFMDNESFRELDLDNKTFYTKMDALSEIPKSSQPVPDEMLNVFKSIVENGDSILGIFLSSNMSGTYSSANLIKNMILEDYPNADINIIDSKTNCMQMGFAAIEAARLAIDGKSMDEVIDRTNKVLSNSKFIFSPDTLDYLKKGGRIGSASALLGSILQIKPILTVTDGTTSVFTKVRTRKKAIDKLVSTFFEEIDNKGLGDVIVHHINCEEEGLQLASYLEKKLNTTVKIQSIGPVIGLHVGPGSIGIAFYTNID from the coding sequence ATGGGTATTAAAATAATTACAGATAGTACATCTTACATACCTGCTGAATACATAGAAAAATTTGATATAAAGGTAGTCTCTCTTAATGTTTTTATGGATAATGAAAGTTTCCGTGAGTTGGACTTAGATAATAAAACTTTCTATACTAAAATGGATGCTTTATCTGAGATACCTAAATCATCTCAACCCGTTCCAGATGAAATGTTAAATGTATTTAAAAGTATAGTGGAAAATGGTGATTCTATTTTAGGAATTTTTCTATCTTCAAATATGAGTGGTACATATTCTAGTGCTAACCTAATAAAAAATATGATTTTAGAAGACTACCCTAATGCAGATATTAATATAATAGATTCAAAGACAAACTGTATGCAAATGGGATTTGCAGCTATCGAAGCTGCGCGTTTAGCAATTGATGGTAAATCTATGGATGAAGTTATAGATAGAACAAATAAAGTTTTATCTAATAGTAAATTTATATTCTCTCCTGATACTCTAGATTATTTAAAAAAAGGAGGCAGAATAGGAAGTGCTTCTGCTCTTTTAGGTTCTATATTGCAAATAAAGCCTATTTTAACAGTTACAGATGGTACCACTTCTGTATTTACAAAAGTGAGAACCAGAAAAAAAGCTATAGATAAGTTAGTATCTACATTTTTTGAAGAAATTGATAATAAAGGTCTTGGAGATGTGATAGTCCACCATATAAATTGTGAAGAAGAAGGTCTTCAACTTGCTAGTTATTTAGAAAAAAAATTAAATACTACAGTTAAAATACAATCAATAGGTCCTGTAATAGGTCTTCATGTTGGTCCTGGAAGTATTGGTATAGCTTTTTATACAAATATAGACTAA
- a CDS encoding metal-dependent transcriptional regulator — protein sequence MKDLNEFYTFKEYMKDNSLSPNEEDYIEMIYRLKSENENVKIKDLSKALNIKPSSVSNMVRKLQEKNLLTHELYGAINLSDLGEDMGKKFLERHNTIYKFLKLIGLDEYLHEETEKIEHTISLETLVKINNLIDFFQENKEVLEMLKAYQDL from the coding sequence TTGAAGGATCTTAATGAGTTTTATACATTTAAAGAATATATGAAAGATAATAGTTTAAGTCCTAATGAAGAAGATTATATTGAAATGATTTATAGATTGAAAAGTGAAAATGAAAACGTAAAAATAAAAGATTTATCAAAAGCTTTAAATATAAAACCATCGTCTGTAAGCAATATGGTAAGAAAATTACAGGAAAAAAATTTATTAACACATGAACTTTATGGAGCAATAAATTTGAGTGATTTAGGGGAAGACATGGGAAAAAAATTTTTAGAAAGACATAATACTATATACAAATTTTTAAAATTAATTGGATTGGATGAATATTTGCATGAAGAAACGGAAAAAATAGAACATACGATAAGTTTAGAAACTTTAGTAAAAATAAATAATTTAATTGATTTTTTTCAAGAAAATAAAGAGGTTTTAGAAATGTTAAAAGCATATCAAGACTTATAA
- a CDS encoding FeoA family protein, whose protein sequence is MVKLTDVDICSTVKVEGLLSEGYLRERMLALGLTNGALIDVVRRGPKDNLTVYNIRGAMIALRKEEGQKILVSYI, encoded by the coding sequence ATGGTAAAGCTTACTGATGTAGATATTTGTAGCACCGTTAAGGTAGAAGGACTTTTATCAGAAGGTTACCTAAGAGAGCGAATGTTAGCGCTTGGTTTAACTAATGGTGCTTTAATAGATGTCGTTAGACGTGGTCCTAAAGATAATTTAACTGTATATAATATACGAGGTGCTATGATTGCACTTAGGAAAGAAGAAGGTCAAAAAATTTTAGTTTCATATATATAA
- the feoB gene encoding ferrous iron transport protein B: MGLTYNSTKIKSLKDMFNIDKKDNQYIIALAGNPNTGKSTVFNYLTGLKQHTGNWPGKTVCTARGDFKYNSKDFALIDLPGTYSLFAASQEEIVARDFTCFGNPDAVIVVADATSLERNLNLAFQIMELTNNVILCINLVDEARKKGIFINKEIIENKLGIPVVLTSARNGEGMDNLLETLDLVVTNSYHYNNKVIKYDENIENLLKIIEDDLSSSIPYINSRWLGLRLIDGDTSIYESMSNYISGDYKTEIDKIKAKLPDNINKISIRDSMSMNMYEYAKELYDKSVIIQNKSKFHRDEKIDKIITSKILGLPLMLLMLCIILWITIEGANVPSNLLSNLLFKFEPILYSLLSSIHCPLWLNEMISFGMYRTLAWVISVMLPPMAIFFPLFTLLEDFGYLPRVAFNLDHMFKKACCHGKQCLTMCMGFGCNAAGVIGCRIIDSPRERLIAILTNNFVPCNGRFPTLIAIATIFFTYFIKNSFVSSTIVALCIALCIIFGIVTTLLVSYILSKTLLKGVPSTFTLELPPYRTPKIGRVIYTSIIDRTIFVLGRAVVVAIPAGLITWVFANIYIGDMSVLSHVASFLDPIASFIGLDGFILLAFILGFPANEIVIPILLMSYLATGSMIEFDSLNALGEVLKDNGWTYLTAINTMLFSLLHWPCATTLWTIKKETQSLKWTAVGFLMPTLVAFIVCFSTTCIFNLFGLA, translated from the coding sequence ATGGGGTTAACTTATAATTCAACTAAGATAAAATCATTAAAAGATATGTTTAATATAGATAAAAAAGATAATCAATATATAATAGCACTTGCTGGAAATCCTAATACAGGAAAAAGCACTGTATTTAATTATTTAACTGGGCTTAAGCAACATACAGGAAATTGGCCGGGTAAAACAGTATGTACAGCTCGAGGAGACTTTAAATATAATTCAAAAGATTTTGCTTTAATTGATTTACCAGGTACTTATTCATTATTTGCTGCATCCCAAGAAGAAATAGTAGCTCGCGATTTCACTTGTTTTGGAAATCCAGATGCAGTTATTGTAGTAGCTGATGCTACTTCCTTAGAGCGTAATTTAAACTTAGCTTTTCAAATAATGGAACTTACAAATAATGTTATACTTTGTATAAATCTAGTTGATGAAGCAAGAAAAAAAGGTATTTTTATAAATAAAGAAATTATAGAAAATAAACTTGGAATTCCGGTTGTTTTAACATCAGCTAGAAACGGTGAAGGTATGGATAATTTACTTGAAACTTTAGATTTAGTCGTAACCAACTCTTATCATTATAATAATAAAGTAATAAAATATGATGAAAACATAGAAAATCTATTAAAAATTATAGAAGACGATTTATCCTCAAGTATACCTTATATAAACTCTAGATGGCTAGGTCTTAGGTTAATCGATGGAGATACTAGTATATATGAATCTATGAGTAATTATATAAGCGGAGATTACAAAACTGAAATAGATAAAATCAAGGCAAAGCTACCAGATAATATTAACAAAATTTCAATAAGAGATTCTATGAGTATGAATATGTATGAATATGCAAAAGAACTTTATGATAAAAGTGTTATCATACAAAATAAAAGCAAATTCCATAGGGATGAAAAAATAGATAAAATAATTACATCTAAAATACTCGGACTACCGTTAATGCTTTTAATGCTTTGTATAATTCTTTGGATTACTATTGAAGGTGCCAATGTACCATCAAATCTTCTATCTAATTTACTATTCAAATTTGAACCTATTTTGTATAGTCTTTTATCATCTATTCATTGTCCTTTGTGGTTAAACGAAATGATTAGTTTTGGAATGTATAGAACTCTTGCATGGGTTATTTCAGTTATGCTTCCTCCTATGGCAATATTTTTTCCACTTTTCACTCTTCTTGAAGACTTTGGATACTTACCTAGAGTGGCCTTCAACCTAGATCATATGTTTAAAAAAGCTTGTTGCCACGGTAAACAATGTTTAACTATGTGCATGGGATTTGGATGTAATGCAGCAGGTGTTATAGGATGTAGAATCATAGATTCTCCTCGAGAAAGGTTAATTGCTATACTTACAAATAACTTTGTACCTTGTAATGGGCGTTTCCCTACATTAATAGCTATAGCTACAATTTTTTTCACATATTTTATCAAAAACTCTTTTGTGAGTAGTACTATTGTTGCCCTTTGTATAGCACTTTGTATAATATTTGGAATTGTAACCACTCTATTAGTTTCTTATATTTTATCTAAAACACTATTGAAAGGAGTTCCTTCAACTTTTACATTAGAACTTCCACCTTATAGAACACCAAAAATTGGTAGAGTTATATATACATCTATAATAGATAGAACTATTTTCGTATTAGGTAGAGCTGTAGTAGTTGCAATACCTGCAGGTCTTATTACATGGGTATTTGCAAATATTTATATAGGTGATATGAGTGTATTATCACACGTAGCAAGCTTTTTAGATCCAATCGCAAGCTTCATTGGACTTGATGGGTTTATATTACTTGCATTCATTTTAGGATTCCCTGCAAACGAGATTGTAATCCCAATACTATTAATGTCTTATTTGGCAACAGGTTCCATGATTGAATTTGATAGTTTAAATGCGCTTGGAGAGGTTTTGAAGGATAATGGATGGACTTATTTAACTGCCATAAATACAATGCTATTTAGCCTTTTACATTGGCCTTGTGCAACAACACTATGGACAATAAAAAAGGAAACACAAAGTCTTAAATGGACTGCAGTTGGATTTTTAATGCCTACTCTAGTTGCGTTTATAGTATGTTTTTCAACAACTTGTATATTTAATTTATTTGGCTTAGCTTAA
- a CDS encoding DegV family protein, whose protein sequence is MSNIKLVCDSLSDIPKELINKYDIHVVPLTVIFDNKEYIDGVDLSKEEFYKMLRNSENMPKTSQCTYIQFLDTFKKYISQGKEILYIGGSSAASGTLQSATMAKNDLDGDIYIFDTKNLSIGSSCFVLSAAEMIENGETVSNIINHLEEVKKSIKIFFTVDTLDYLQKGGRLSLAKATIGNMLNIKPILSVEEGIVKSVGQVRGKKQVLNKIINTIKENIGNDLSKKRVMLTYGDNELELISFKEKIEEEFEVSKIIVENVSSSICSHTGPGIIGIVCCDI, encoded by the coding sequence ATGAGTAATATAAAATTGGTATGTGACAGTTTGTCGGATATACCCAAAGAATTGATAAATAAATATGATATACATGTAGTTCCATTAACTGTTATATTTGACAATAAAGAGTACATTGATGGAGTTGATTTAAGTAAAGAAGAGTTTTACAAAATGTTAAGAAATAGTGAAAATATGCCTAAAACATCTCAATGTACATATATACAATTTTTAGATACTTTTAAAAAATATATAAGTCAAGGTAAAGAGATACTTTATATAGGAGGGTCATCAGCTGCATCAGGGACACTGCAAAGTGCAACTATGGCAAAAAACGACTTAGATGGAGATATATATATATTTGATACAAAAAATTTATCTATAGGTAGCTCTTGCTTTGTTTTATCAGCAGCAGAAATGATTGAAAATGGAGAAACTGTATCTAATATAATCAATCATCTAGAAGAAGTTAAGAAAAGTATAAAAATATTTTTTACTGTAGATACATTAGATTATTTGCAAAAGGGTGGAAGGCTGTCTTTAGCAAAGGCAACTATAGGAAATATGTTAAATATAAAGCCTATCCTTTCTGTAGAAGAAGGTATTGTAAAGTCTGTAGGACAAGTAAGAGGTAAAAAACAAGTTTTAAATAAAATAATAAATACAATAAAAGAAAATATAGGAAATGATTTAAGCAAAAAAAGAGTAATGCTTACTTATGGAGATAATGAACTTGAGCTTATTTCATTTAAAGAAAAAATAGAAGAAGAATTCGAGGTGAGCAAAATAATAGTTGAAAATGTTAGTTCAAGTATATGCTCACATACAGGACCTGGCATAATAGGTATAGTTTGTTGTGATATATAA
- a CDS encoding CPBP family intramembrane glutamic endopeptidase: protein MFLSKENLFDKAKESKYLPNFILALLLAWLFMSIGMRLGVFVGPIIYKPISSLISNLSLNFNLIQSIVLNISLTLSVILLIFLWVRFVEKRKFSSIGFDSNNFILKYILGFIIGILMMSATVALLYFFGLITIENNASHIIGNFVLSSILLAIPAWMIQSAMEEILVRGWLMNVLGAKYTPIIGLVVSAVFFGLIHLENPGISFVAILNIILVGLFLGLCVIKTNNLWVVCGIHAAWNFSQGNIYEFEVSGSKSVAGSIFNFKLRGSELMSGGTFGPEAGLCATIVLLICTIIIALILKNKNTSID, encoded by the coding sequence ATGTTTTTATCTAAAGAAAATTTATTTGATAAGGCAAAAGAGAGCAAATATTTACCAAATTTTATTTTAGCACTGTTATTAGCTTGGTTATTTATGTCTATCGGTATGAGATTAGGAGTTTTTGTAGGTCCAATAATATATAAACCTATTTCTTCACTAATTTCAAACTTAAGCTTAAATTTTAATCTCATACAATCAATTGTTCTAAACATATCACTAACGTTAAGTGTGATATTACTTATTTTTTTATGGGTAAGATTTGTAGAAAAACGAAAATTTTCTTCTATAGGTTTTGATAGTAACAATTTCATTTTGAAGTATATATTAGGATTTATAATAGGAATTTTAATGATGTCTGCAACTGTAGCTTTATTGTATTTTTTCGGTTTAATCACTATTGAAAATAATGCAAGTCACATAATAGGCAATTTTGTATTAAGTAGCATTTTGCTTGCAATACCTGCATGGATGATCCAAAGTGCAATGGAGGAAATACTTGTTAGAGGTTGGCTTATGAATGTATTAGGTGCTAAATACACACCTATAATTGGATTAGTGGTATCTGCAGTATTTTTTGGGCTTATTCATTTAGAAAACCCTGGGATATCATTTGTTGCTATACTTAATATAATTTTAGTTGGATTATTTTTAGGTCTATGCGTAATAAAAACAAATAATTTATGGGTTGTATGTGGAATTCATGCAGCTTGGAATTTTTCACAAGGAAATATTTATGAGTTTGAAGTTAGTGGAAGTAAATCTGTAGCAGGTTCTATTTTTAACTTTAAATTAAGGGGAAGTGAACTTATGTCAGGAGGAACTTTTGGCCCAGAGGCCGGATTGTGCGCTACTATAGTTTTACTTATTTGTACTATTATAATAGCCCTTATCTTAAAAAATAAAAATACCTCAATTGATTAA
- a CDS encoding NAD(P)/FAD-dependent oxidoreductase, translated as MRYDIAVIGSGPAGISAAINGTIRNKKVILFGNDDLSAKLVKAPSIDNYLGFYDISGNDLKDKFKQHLEDMNIEITKLKINNVYAMGEYFTLMAGDEMVEASTVIIATGVEYGKPIKGEEEFLGKGVGYCATCDAPLYRDKNVAVIGYNHEAEEDANFLSEITAKTYFIPMHKNELNLNENIDVIKDFPLEIQGDNLVNKLKLRNQELDVDGVFVMKDSASPKALVPGIETEGVHIKVNINMETNIPGCYACGDCAGKPYQYLKSAGQGQIAALNAVSYLDKKKRESMK; from the coding sequence ATGAGATATGATATAGCTGTAATAGGAAGCGGTCCAGCAGGAATATCTGCAGCGATAAATGGAACGATAAGAAATAAAAAAGTAATTTTATTTGGAAATGATGATTTAAGTGCTAAATTAGTTAAAGCTCCATCAATAGATAATTACTTAGGATTTTATGATATAAGTGGAAATGATTTAAAGGATAAATTTAAACAACATTTAGAAGATATGAATATTGAAATTACTAAGTTAAAAATAAATAATGTATATGCTATGGGAGAGTATTTTACATTAATGGCTGGAGATGAAATGGTTGAAGCTAGCACTGTTATAATAGCAACAGGTGTTGAATATGGAAAGCCTATAAAAGGTGAAGAAGAATTTTTAGGAAAAGGTGTAGGATATTGCGCAACTTGCGATGCACCATTATATAGGGATAAAAATGTTGCAGTAATAGGTTATAATCATGAGGCTGAAGAAGATGCAAATTTCTTGAGTGAAATTACGGCTAAAACATATTTTATACCTATGCATAAAAATGAACTTAATTTAAATGAAAATATAGATGTTATAAAAGACTTTCCACTTGAGATACAAGGTGATAATTTAGTTAATAAATTGAAGCTTAGAAATCAAGAATTAGATGTTGATGGTGTATTTGTTATGAAAGATAGTGCTTCTCCAAAGGCTTTAGTACCAGGAATAGAAACTGAAGGAGTACATATAAAAGTTAATATAAATATGGAAACTAATATACCAGGATGCTATGCTTGTGGAGATTGTGCAGGTAAGCCATATCAATATTTAAAATCAGCAGGTCAGGGGCAAATAGCTGCGCTTAATGCAGTTAGTTATTTAGATAAAAAGAAGAGAGAAAGCATGAAATAA
- the trxA gene encoding thioredoxin, producing the protein MAKIINTGNFRGAVEDNQGVVVVDFFATWCGPCKMLAPVFESVSEELNNAKFVKVDIDESLELAQKFGISTVPTMMIFKDGKVVDKLVGFMPKESLKAKVEAHL; encoded by the coding sequence ATGGCTAAAATAATAAATACAGGGAATTTTAGAGGTGCAGTAGAAGACAATCAAGGTGTTGTAGTTGTAGACTTTTTTGCAACATGGTGTGGACCTTGCAAAATGTTAGCTCCAGTATTTGAAAGTGTTTCAGAAGAATTAAATAATGCTAAATTTGTAAAGGTTGATATAGATGAAAGTTTAGAATTAGCTCAAAAATTTGGAATATCAACAGTTCCAACTATGATGATATTTAAAGATGGTAAAGTAGTTGATAAATTAGTTGGATTTATGCCAAAAGAAAGTTTAAAAGCTAAAGTAGAAGCTCATTTATAA